The following proteins are co-located in the Cupriavidus pauculus genome:
- the greB gene encoding transcription elongation factor GreB, protein MNKAFVKESSNDDDDDLPEGATPLPAGTKNYITATGYQRLRDELMHLIDVERPDIVQIVSWAASNGDRSENGDYLYGKKRLREIDRRIRFLTRRLDKAEVVDPSLQGDNDQIFFGATVTYANQAGEETTITIVGMDEVDLDSNHVSWISPIAKALIKAREGDTVPLRTPAGVEQIDILEVRYPPKGSTAP, encoded by the coding sequence ATGAACAAGGCTTTTGTCAAAGAGTCGTCCAACGATGACGACGACGACCTTCCCGAAGGCGCCACGCCGCTCCCCGCAGGAACCAAGAACTACATCACCGCCACCGGCTACCAGCGCCTGCGCGACGAGCTGATGCACCTGATCGACGTGGAGCGGCCCGATATCGTGCAGATCGTGTCGTGGGCGGCGTCCAATGGCGACCGCTCGGAGAATGGCGACTACCTCTATGGCAAGAAGCGCCTGCGCGAGATCGACCGCCGCATCCGCTTCCTGACCCGCCGGCTGGACAAGGCCGAGGTCGTCGACCCCTCGCTGCAGGGCGACAACGACCAGATCTTCTTCGGCGCCACGGTCACTTACGCCAACCAGGCCGGCGAGGAAACCACGATCACGATCGTCGGCATGGACGAGGTGGACCTCGACAGCAATCACGTGAGCTGGATTTCGCCGATCGCCAAGGCGCTGATCAAGGCGCGGGAAGGCGACACCGTGCCGCTGCGCACGCCGGCCGGCGTGGAACAGATTGACATCCTGGAAGTCCGGTATCCGCCGAAGGGGTCAACGGCGCCCTAG